A region of Bradyrhizobium sp. SZCCHNS1050 DNA encodes the following proteins:
- a CDS encoding DUF1465 family protein: protein MSDRLLGDGALVQFNERLTNSAAFGALFREGMDLVEETAAYLDGDGRNEAKALDRAVSLTYATESMRLTTRLMQLASWLLLHRAVKEGEMTLSQANREKTKVKLTAADPGPDDLLEKLPQQLQSLISRSMSLQVRVRRLDSTIHSPPPDQSAIGNPLVPHLNRLKAAFEQ, encoded by the coding sequence ATGTCGGACCGTTTGCTGGGCGATGGCGCTCTGGTTCAGTTCAACGAGCGGCTCACCAATTCTGCTGCATTCGGCGCGCTGTTCCGGGAAGGCATGGATCTGGTCGAGGAGACCGCCGCCTATCTCGATGGCGACGGCCGCAACGAGGCCAAGGCGCTCGACCGCGCCGTCAGCCTGACCTACGCGACCGAGAGCATGCGTCTCACCACCCGCCTGATGCAACTGGCGTCCTGGCTGCTCCTGCACCGCGCGGTGAAGGAGGGCGAGATGACCCTGAGCCAGGCCAACCGCGAGAAGACCAAGGTCAAGCTCACCGCCGCAGATCCCGGGCCGGATGATCTGCTGGAGAAGCTGCCGCAGCAGCTGCAGAGCCTGATCTCGCGCTCGATGAGCCTGCAGGTGCGGGTCCGCCGGCTCGACTCGACCATTCATTCCCCGCCGCCGGACCAGAGCGCGATCGGCAATCCGCTGGTGCCGCATCTCAACCGGCTGAAGGCCGCGTTCGAGCAGTAG
- the rpmE gene encoding 50S ribosomal protein L31 → MKADIHPNYHTITVVMTDGTEYQTRSTWGKEGDKLNLDIDPKSHPAWTGGTQQIMDRGGRVSRFQKKFQGFLKKD, encoded by the coding sequence ATGAAAGCCGACATTCACCCGAATTATCATACGATTACGGTCGTGATGACCGATGGCACCGAGTACCAGACCCGCTCGACCTGGGGCAAAGAGGGCGACAAGCTCAACCTCGACATCGACCCCAAGTCGCACCCGGCCTGGACCGGTGGCACCCAGCAGATCATGGATCGCGGCGGCCGTGTCTCGCGCTTCCAGAAGAAGTTCCAGGGCTTCCTCAAGAAGGATTGA
- a CDS encoding ABC transporter ATP-binding protein/permease: protein MSAVERLDERQGAAPGQDPVGDAVAAVEALAEPASPVRRSKLRPLLALSPYVLRYRGRALLALIALTVAALTTLLVPIAVRRMIDFGFTPKGIELINSYFSVMIAVVAVLALASAARYYLVMTIGERIVADLRRDVFAHLMSLSPSFFDSARSGELVSRLTADTTQIKSAAGASVSIALRNLLLFIGATAMMVITSPKLSGFVLLAIPLIVLPLVAFGRWVRRLSRNAQDTLADASAYASELIGSIRTVQAYTSERLAAARFGGEVEQAYEAARISTQARGVLTAIIIFIVFSSVVAILWVGSHDVLTGAISAGRLGQFVLYAAFAAAGLGQLSEVWGEVSAASGAAERLFELLHVQPEITAPAQPRPMPEPARGDLGFERVSFAYPGRPDVRVLDDVSFAIRAGEKVAIVGPSGAGKSTLFHLLLRFYDPASGSISFDGVPVRAADPRRMRERIALVPQESVVFAASARENIRFGRPEATDAEVERAADLAHASEFIRRLPDGFDTSLGERGVTLSGGQRQRIAIARAILRDAPLLLLDEATSALDAESETLVQTALEGLMKDRTTLVIAHRLATVLSCDRILVMDRGRIVEQGTHTSLVAANGLYARLARLQFEGV from the coding sequence ATGAGCGCAGTGGAACGGCTTGACGAGCGGCAGGGCGCTGCCCCAGGGCAGGATCCGGTTGGAGATGCCGTTGCGGCCGTCGAGGCATTGGCCGAGCCGGCAAGCCCTGTGCGGCGCTCGAAGCTGCGCCCGCTGTTGGCGCTGTCTCCCTATGTCCTGCGCTATCGCGGCCGCGCCCTGCTGGCGCTGATCGCGCTCACGGTCGCGGCCCTGACCACGCTTCTGGTGCCGATCGCGGTCCGCCGCATGATCGATTTCGGCTTCACGCCGAAAGGCATCGAGCTGATCAACAGCTATTTCAGCGTCATGATCGCCGTCGTGGCGGTGCTCGCGCTGGCAAGCGCGGCCCGCTACTACCTCGTCATGACGATCGGCGAGCGCATCGTCGCCGATCTCCGGCGCGACGTGTTCGCGCATCTGATGTCGCTGTCGCCGTCCTTCTTCGATTCCGCGCGCTCCGGCGAGCTGGTGTCGCGGCTCACCGCCGACACCACCCAGATCAAATCGGCGGCGGGCGCCTCCGTGTCCATCGCGCTGCGCAATCTGCTGCTGTTCATCGGCGCCACCGCGATGATGGTGATCACGAGCCCGAAGCTGTCCGGCTTCGTGCTGCTGGCGATCCCGCTGATCGTGCTGCCGCTGGTGGCGTTCGGGCGCTGGGTCCGGCGGCTGTCGCGCAACGCCCAGGACACGCTCGCCGACGCCTCGGCCTATGCGTCCGAGCTGATCGGCTCGATCCGGACGGTGCAGGCCTATACCAGCGAGAGGCTCGCGGCGGCGCGTTTCGGCGGCGAGGTCGAGCAGGCCTACGAGGCGGCGCGGATCTCGACCCAGGCGCGCGGCGTGCTCACCGCGATCATCATCTTCATCGTGTTCTCCAGCGTCGTCGCGATCCTCTGGGTCGGCTCCCACGACGTGCTGACCGGTGCGATCAGCGCCGGACGGCTCGGTCAGTTCGTGCTCTACGCGGCCTTCGCGGCCGCCGGGCTCGGCCAGCTCTCGGAGGTCTGGGGCGAAGTGTCGGCGGCGTCCGGCGCCGCCGAGCGGCTGTTCGAGCTGTTGCACGTGCAGCCGGAAATCACGGCGCCGGCGCAGCCGCGCCCGATGCCGGAGCCGGCGCGTGGCGACCTCGGCTTCGAGCGGGTCAGCTTCGCCTATCCGGGTCGCCCCGATGTCCGCGTCCTCGATGACGTCTCGTTTGCGATCCGCGCCGGTGAGAAGGTCGCGATCGTCGGCCCCTCCGGCGCCGGCAAGAGCACGCTGTTCCATCTTCTGCTGCGCTTTTACGATCCCGCCTCCGGCTCGATCTCGTTCGACGGTGTGCCGGTGCGCGCGGCCGACCCGCGCAGGATGCGCGAGCGCATCGCGCTGGTGCCGCAGGAATCCGTGGTGTTCGCCGCCAGTGCGCGCGAGAACATCCGCTTCGGCCGGCCGGAGGCGACCGACGCCGAGGTCGAGCGCGCCGCCGATCTCGCTCATGCCAGCGAATTCATCCGCCGCTTGCCGGACGGCTTCGACACCTCGCTCGGCGAGCGCGGCGTCACGCTCTCGGGCGGCCAGCGCCAGCGCATCGCCATCGCGCGCGCCATCCTGCGCGATGCGCCGCTGCTGCTGCTCGACGAGGCGACCTCGGCGCTCGACGCCGAGAGCGAGACGCTGGTGCAGACCGCGCTCGAGGGGCTGATGAAGGACCGTACCACCCTGGTGATCGCGCATCGCCTCGCGACGGTGCTGTCCTGCGACCGCATCCTGGTCATGGATCGCGGCCGCATCGTCGAGCAGGGCACCCACACGTCGCTGGTTGCGGCCAACGGTCTCTATGCGCGGCTGGCCCGGCTGCAGTTCGAGGGCGTGTAG
- a CDS encoding GNAT family N-acetyltransferase codes for MTSSSTLRPYRADDEDAAIALWQETWQLAYPAIDFAARVPWWRERWRSELVPKADVIVAEAEGVLAGFVTIDATGYLDQLVVSPEHWGSPLATQLVDAAKERSPHGITLLVNKDNARAIRFYKRNGFIEAGEDVNPTSGRPVLRMVWMPTQSVESEMVPQ; via the coding sequence GTGACGTCGAGCTCCACCCTGCGCCCCTATCGCGCCGACGACGAGGACGCGGCAATCGCGCTGTGGCAGGAGACGTGGCAGCTCGCCTATCCCGCCATCGACTTCGCCGCGCGCGTTCCGTGGTGGCGCGAACGCTGGCGCAGCGAGCTGGTGCCGAAGGCCGATGTGATCGTGGCCGAGGCGGAGGGCGTGCTCGCCGGGTTCGTCACGATCGATGCGACGGGCTATCTCGATCAGCTGGTCGTCTCGCCCGAGCATTGGGGCTCGCCGCTCGCTACTCAGTTGGTCGATGCAGCGAAGGAGCGATCACCTCACGGCATCACGCTGCTTGTGAACAAAGACAACGCGCGCGCGATCCGCTTCTACAAGCGCAACGGCTTCATTGAAGCCGGCGAGGACGTCAACCCGACCTCGGGCCGTCCCGTGCTGCGGATGGTGTGGATGCCAACACAATCTGTTGAATCCGAGATGGTGCCGCAATGA
- a CDS encoding peptidoglycan -binding protein: protein MALARTRRGDSGLNYWPGFVDALSTLVLSIVFLLTVFLVVQFFLSQEVTGKDKALEQLNAKIAQLNEMLSLEKLGKLSLDDQVAQLRAGLASAEAERDRVKGLYDGLANAGSNAAGRANELNRALDSEKQVTARALAQIEVLNQQISALRRQLAALEDALDASEKRDKESQSRIADLGSRLNVALAQRVQELTRYRSEFFGRLRAILGNRPDIRVVGDRFVFQSEVFFDTGQATLLPEGQQELNSVATALVDLDKQIPAEISWVLRVDGHTDVRPINSPVFKSNWELSSARAISVVQYLISLGVPAQRLVAAGFAEFQPLDPANTEDAFRRNRRIELKLTER from the coding sequence ATGGCGCTTGCCCGTACCCGCCGTGGAGATTCCGGCCTCAACTACTGGCCGGGCTTCGTCGATGCGCTGTCGACGCTGGTGCTGTCGATCGTGTTCCTGCTGACCGTGTTCCTGGTGGTGCAGTTCTTCCTGTCGCAGGAGGTCACCGGCAAGGACAAGGCGCTGGAGCAACTCAACGCCAAGATCGCGCAGCTCAACGAGATGCTGTCCCTGGAGAAGCTCGGCAAGCTCTCGCTGGACGACCAGGTTGCGCAACTGCGCGCCGGGCTCGCAAGCGCCGAAGCTGAGCGCGACCGCGTCAAGGGCCTCTATGACGGGCTCGCCAATGCCGGCAGCAATGCCGCCGGCCGCGCCAACGAACTCAACCGGGCACTCGACTCCGAGAAGCAGGTCACGGCGCGGGCGCTGGCCCAGATCGAGGTGCTCAACCAGCAGATCAGCGCACTGCGCCGCCAGCTCGCCGCGCTCGAGGATGCGCTCGATGCCTCGGAGAAGCGCGACAAGGAATCGCAGAGCCGCATCGCCGATCTCGGCTCGCGCCTCAACGTCGCGCTGGCGCAGCGGGTCCAGGAGCTGACCCGGTACCGCTCGGAGTTCTTCGGCCGGCTGCGCGCCATCCTCGGCAACCGTCCCGACATTCGCGTCGTCGGCGACCGCTTCGTGTTCCAGTCCGAGGTGTTCTTCGACACGGGGCAAGCCACCCTGCTGCCCGAGGGCCAGCAGGAGCTGAACTCGGTGGCGACGGCGCTGGTCGATCTCGACAAGCAGATCCCCGCTGAGATCTCCTGGGTGCTGCGGGTCGACGGCCACACCGACGTTCGTCCGATCAACAGCCCGGTGTTCAAGTCGAACTGGGAGTTGTCCTCGGCGCGCGCCATCTCGGTGGTGCAGTATCTGATCTCGCTCGGCGTGCCGGCGCAGCGCCTGGTCGCGGCGGGCTTCGCCGAATTCCAGCCGCTCGACCCCGCGAACACAGAGGACGCCTTCCGCCGCAACCGGCGTATCGAGCTGAAGCTGACGGAGCGGTGA
- a CDS encoding flagellar motor protein MotA, whose translation MPQGSPSRSAMDLEPTKLSTPRIFLVRMLVFLVLCALVGVVLYKQIILAFFANPGLNALIGAVLLIGVILAFRQVVRLYPEVSWVNNFRIADPGLAVPRHPVLLAPMAAILGRERSGRMSISQQTMRHLLDSIATRLDEARDISRYMTGLLVFLGLLGTFWGLIETVGSVGKVIEGLKVGGDAGALFDTLKGGLAAPLGGMGISFSSSLFGLAGSLILGFLDLQSSQAQNRFYTDLEDWLAGTVREYGGSGDTGADLSVAIERLRTALEDGSNRGATAAMANLAEAIQGLVGHMRTEQQMIREWADGQGEQNREIKRLLERLARQTEKS comes from the coding sequence ATGCCTCAAGGCTCCCCTTCCCGCTCCGCGATGGATCTCGAACCGACCAAGCTGTCCACGCCCCGGATCTTCCTGGTGCGGATGCTGGTCTTCCTGGTGCTGTGCGCCCTGGTCGGTGTCGTGCTGTACAAGCAGATCATCCTGGCGTTCTTCGCCAATCCCGGCCTGAACGCGCTGATCGGGGCGGTACTGTTGATCGGCGTCATCCTGGCGTTCCGCCAGGTGGTCCGGCTCTATCCGGAAGTGTCCTGGGTCAACAATTTCCGCATCGCCGATCCCGGCCTGGCGGTGCCTCGCCACCCGGTCCTGCTGGCGCCGATGGCCGCGATCCTCGGCCGCGAGCGCTCGGGGCGAATGTCGATCTCGCAGCAGACCATGCGGCACCTGCTCGACTCGATCGCCACCCGGCTCGACGAGGCCCGCGACATCTCGCGCTACATGACCGGCCTCCTGGTGTTCCTGGGCCTGCTCGGCACGTTCTGGGGCCTGATCGAAACGGTCGGCTCGGTCGGCAAGGTGATCGAGGGGCTCAAGGTCGGTGGCGACGCCGGCGCGCTGTTCGATACGCTGAAGGGCGGCCTTGCCGCGCCGCTGGGCGGCATGGGCATCTCGTTCTCGTCCTCGCTGTTCGGCCTCGCCGGCTCGCTGATCCTCGGTTTCCTCGACCTGCAATCGAGCCAGGCGCAGAACCGCTTCTATACCGATCTGGAGGACTGGCTCGCTGGCACCGTGCGGGAATATGGCGGCAGCGGCGACACCGGTGCCGACCTCTCGGTTGCCATCGAGCGGCTGCGCACCGCCTTGGAGGACGGCTCCAACCGCGGCGCCACCGCGGCGATGGCCAACCTCGCCGAGGCGATCCAGGGCCTGGTCGGGCACATGCGCACCGAGCAGCAGATGATCCGCGAATGGGCCGATGGCCAGGGCGAGCAGAACCGCGAGATCAAGCGGCTGCTGGAGCGGCTGGCGCGGCAGACCGAGAAGAGTTGA
- a CDS encoding DUF1295 domain-containing protein — protein sequence MTVVEYLQALLAMAVAMSVLMGLAWVVQQRTGNSGWVDTIWTFSVGLVGAAGAIWPAGGAAPNARQWLVAVLVAVWSLRLGGHVAARSRGISDDPRYAEFARQWGAAAPRKMFLFLQQQAWGSIPLVFAMFVAAHAPAAELRLQDYLGILVLFAGIAGEGVADAQLKAFRADPANKGKVCDVGLWRWSRHPNYFFEWVCWLSYPVIALSFDHPWGLASLLAPLFMYWILVHVTGIPPLEQQMLRSRGDRYRAYQARTSAFFPLPPNPFTK from the coding sequence ATGACCGTCGTTGAATATCTGCAGGCGCTGCTGGCGATGGCCGTGGCGATGTCGGTGCTGATGGGGCTCGCCTGGGTCGTGCAGCAGCGCACCGGCAACTCCGGCTGGGTCGACACGATCTGGACATTTTCCGTCGGGCTGGTCGGCGCCGCCGGCGCGATCTGGCCCGCCGGCGGCGCCGCCCCCAACGCGCGGCAGTGGCTGGTCGCGGTGCTGGTGGCGGTCTGGTCGCTGCGGCTCGGCGGCCATGTCGCAGCGCGCAGCCGCGGCATCTCCGACGATCCGCGCTACGCGGAGTTTGCCCGGCAATGGGGTGCGGCCGCACCGCGAAAGATGTTCCTGTTCCTGCAGCAGCAGGCCTGGGGCTCGATCCCGCTGGTGTTCGCGATGTTCGTCGCCGCCCATGCGCCGGCCGCCGAGCTTCGGCTGCAGGACTATCTCGGCATCCTCGTGCTGTTCGCAGGCATCGCCGGCGAGGGCGTCGCCGACGCTCAGCTCAAGGCGTTCCGCGCCGATCCTGCCAACAAGGGCAAGGTGTGCGACGTCGGCCTGTGGCGCTGGTCGCGCCATCCCAACTATTTCTTCGAGTGGGTGTGCTGGCTGTCCTATCCGGTCATCGCGCTGTCGTTCGACCATCCGTGGGGCCTCGCCAGCCTGCTCGCGCCATTGTTCATGTACTGGATCCTGGTCCACGTCACCGGCATCCCGCCGCTGGAACAGCAGATGCTGCGCTCGCGCGGCGATCGCTACCGGGCCTATCAGGCGCGCACCAGCGCGTTCTTTCCCCTGCCGCCAAATCCTTTTACGAAGTAA
- a CDS encoding cyclopropane-fatty-acyl-phospholipid synthase family protein — protein sequence MSFISTIIGAAERVPLPDAVIRSAISELCSRTAARLGGADAMGDPEFARLLTTRPIAEHTDAANSQHYEVPAAFFARVLGPNRKYSCCFYKEPVSTLREAEEEALRQTVANADLQDGQTILELGCGWGSLSLFMARQFPRAKITAVSNSHSQRRAIEEMAAARGLLNLRVVTADMNGFAPDARFDRIVSVEMFEHMMNWRELLSRVRSWLAPDGRLFMHIFTHRTGSYLFDRNDREDWIAQHFFTGGIMPSHGLIRQYADLFAVEKEWRWSGTHYQHTARDWLANFDADYNRILQVLQPVYGDDTALWMRRWRWFFLATAGLFGHDEGREWGVSHYRLRPAN from the coding sequence ATGAGCTTCATCTCGACCATCATCGGCGCCGCCGAGCGCGTGCCGCTGCCCGATGCCGTCATCCGCTCCGCGATCTCCGAATTGTGCTCGCGCACGGCGGCGCGGCTCGGCGGGGCCGATGCGATGGGTGACCCAGAGTTCGCCCGCCTGCTGACGACGCGGCCGATCGCCGAGCATACCGACGCGGCGAACAGCCAGCACTATGAGGTGCCGGCGGCGTTCTTCGCCCGCGTGCTCGGGCCGAACCGCAAATACTCCTGCTGCTTCTACAAGGAGCCGGTCTCGACCCTGCGGGAGGCGGAGGAGGAGGCGCTGCGCCAGACCGTCGCCAATGCCGATCTCCAGGATGGCCAGACCATTCTGGAGCTCGGCTGCGGCTGGGGCTCGCTGTCGCTGTTCATGGCCCGGCAGTTCCCGCGTGCGAAGATCACGGCGGTCTCCAACTCGCACTCGCAGCGCCGCGCGATCGAGGAGATGGCGGCCGCGCGCGGCCTGCTCAACCTGCGGGTCGTCACCGCCGACATGAACGGGTTCGCTCCCGACGCGCGCTTTGATCGCATCGTCTCGGTCGAGATGTTCGAGCACATGATGAACTGGCGCGAGCTGCTGTCGCGGGTCAGATCATGGCTCGCGCCGGACGGCCGCCTGTTCATGCACATCTTCACCCACCGCACCGGATCCTACCTGTTCGACCGCAACGATCGCGAGGACTGGATCGCGCAGCACTTCTTCACCGGCGGCATCATGCCGAGCCACGGCCTGATCCGGCAGTACGCGGATCTGTTCGCGGTCGAGAAGGAATGGCGCTGGAGCGGCACGCATTATCAGCACACGGCACGGGACTGGCTCGCCAATTTCGATGCCGATTACAACCGCATCCTGCAGGTGCTGCAGCCGGTCTATGGCGACGACACGGCGCTGTGGATGCGCCGCTGGCGCTGGTTCTTCCTCGCCACCGCGGGTCTGTTCGGGCACGACGAAGGCCGTGAATGGGGCGTCAGTCACTACCGCCTGCGGCCGGCGAACTAA
- a CDS encoding efflux RND transporter periplasmic adaptor subunit: MSRFRASLVSSALMLAAAAPLLAGCNDPIQAQASANEQIVIPDVGIVTVEQKARAIVRELPGRIAPTRVSDVRPRVSGIIVERLFRQGSEVKAGDPLYRIDPKPFEVEILSSRAALAKAEAVHERAVQQAHRISLLFKERAAPAVENEKAISTEREAAADIEARKADLARAQLNLDYATVRAPIDGIVGAAQVSEGAIAVQNETSLVTIQQLDPIYADFTQSVSELNRLRRAFESGDLDQIAPDAIKVRLVLDDGTPYSIPGKLLFSDAKVDAATGQVTLRGEFANPKRELLPGMYVRVRIEQGIDSDSVGVPQQAVQRNAAGGSEVYVIRDDNRAIARPVRTGPTQDGLVLITDGLRAGDKVVVDGFQKFAAGDRVAPQVWTEVSAATQLESKSATR; the protein is encoded by the coding sequence ATGTCACGTTTTCGCGCGTCGCTGGTCAGCAGTGCATTGATGCTCGCGGCCGCCGCGCCGCTGCTGGCCGGCTGTAACGACCCCATCCAGGCTCAGGCCTCCGCCAATGAGCAGATCGTCATTCCGGACGTCGGCATCGTGACCGTCGAGCAGAAGGCGCGAGCGATCGTGCGCGAGCTGCCCGGCCGCATCGCGCCGACCCGCGTCTCCGACGTCCGTCCGCGCGTCTCGGGCATCATCGTCGAGCGGCTGTTCCGCCAGGGCAGCGAGGTCAAGGCGGGCGATCCGCTCTATCGCATCGATCCGAAGCCGTTCGAGGTGGAGATCCTGTCGAGCCGGGCGGCGCTGGCCAAGGCCGAGGCGGTGCATGAGCGCGCGGTGCAGCAGGCCCACCGCATCAGCCTGCTGTTCAAGGAGCGCGCAGCCCCGGCGGTCGAGAACGAGAAGGCGATCTCGACCGAGCGCGAGGCAGCGGCCGACATCGAGGCCCGCAAGGCCGATCTTGCGCGTGCCCAGCTCAATCTCGACTATGCGACCGTGCGCGCGCCGATCGACGGCATCGTCGGCGCGGCCCAGGTCAGCGAGGGCGCCATCGCGGTCCAGAACGAGACCTCGCTGGTCACGATCCAGCAGCTCGATCCGATCTATGCCGACTTCACCCAGTCGGTGAGCGAGCTCAACCGCCTGCGCCGGGCGTTCGAGTCCGGCGACCTCGACCAGATCGCGCCCGACGCGATCAAGGTCCGTCTCGTGCTCGACGACGGCACGCCGTATTCGATTCCGGGCAAGCTCCTGTTCTCCGACGCCAAGGTCGATGCCGCCACCGGTCAGGTCACCTTGCGCGGCGAGTTCGCCAATCCGAAGCGCGAGCTCCTGCCGGGCATGTATGTCCGCGTCCGCATCGAGCAGGGCATCGACAGCGACTCCGTCGGCGTGCCGCAGCAGGCGGTGCAGCGCAACGCGGCCGGCGGGTCCGAGGTCTACGTCATCCGCGACGACAACCGCGCGATCGCCAGGCCGGTGCGCACCGGCCCGACCCAGGATGGCCTGGTGCTGATCACCGACGGTCTGCGCGCCGGCGACAAGGTCGTGGTGGACGGCTTCCAGAAGTTCGCCGCCGGCGACAGGGTCGCGCCGCAGGTCTGGACCGAGGTCAGCGCCGCGACGCAGCTCGAATCGAAGTCGGCGACGCGGTAA